The Sphingobium sp. BYY-5 genome contains a region encoding:
- the rplK gene encoding 50S ribosomal protein L11 — protein MAKKITGYIKLQVPAGAANPSPPIGPALGQRGVNIMEFCKAFNASTDKMEKGTPLPTIITVYADRSFSFVTKQPPATYLIKKAVNLKSGSKEPGKVVAGKIKRSQLAEIAQAKMVDLNANDIDAATKIIEGSARAMGLEVVEG, from the coding sequence ATGGCCAAGAAGATTACGGGCTATATCAAGCTCCAGGTGCCCGCTGGAGCCGCCAACCCCTCGCCGCCGATCGGCCCTGCTTTGGGTCAGCGCGGTGTGAACATCATGGAATTCTGCAAGGCGTTCAACGCCTCGACGGACAAGATGGAAAAGGGCACCCCGCTGCCGACCATCATCACCGTCTATGCGGACCGTTCGTTCAGCTTCGTCACGAAGCAGCCGCCGGCAACCTATCTGATCAAGAAGGCCGTCAACCTGAAGTCGGGTTCCAAGGAACCGGGCAAGGTCGTCGCCGGCAAGATCAAGCGCTCGCAGCTTGCTGAAATCGCCCAGGCCAAGATGGTTGACCTGAACGCGAACGACATCGACGCAGCGACGAAGATCATCGAAGGCTCCGCTCGCGCGATGGGCCTCGAAGTGGTGGAGGGCTAA
- the ybaL gene encoding YbaL family putative K(+) efflux transporter: MPHHTPLIGTIVAGLVVAFIMGAIAHRLKLSPLVGYLVAGIMVGPFTPGFVADAGLANELAEIGVILLMFGVGLHFSLKDLLSVKAIAVPGALVQIAVATLLGMGLAHLMGWTLMGGLVFGLALSVASTVVLLRALQGADLVETRRGRVAVGWLIVEDLVMVLALVLLPALASVMNNADGSGGAGALVAPLLGTLLKVVGFVAVMLIVGRRVIPWALHWVVHTGSRELFRLAVLAIALGVAFGAALAFDVSFALGAFFAGMILGETPLSRRATEETLPLRDAFAVLFFVSVGMLFNPAIVVQHPLPLLATILIIVIGKSIAAWGIVRAFGYPNVTALTIAASLAQIGEFSFILASLGAGLGVLEPEARDLILAGALVSIFLNPILFSMIVREHKKEDDEGEEAKQPAGHPDRPRIGHVILVGYGRVGKLIAQRLAERHVHFVVVEGDPERVEEAKDAGVPVVRGNALEDKHLLAAGICEARHLLIAVPEGFEGGAIHEHARHLNANLQVIARAHSDAEVAHLEGLGVPHVVMGERELAGRMLALCGVG, from the coding sequence ATGCCCCATCACACGCCCCTTATCGGCACTATCGTTGCCGGCCTTGTCGTCGCCTTCATCATGGGCGCCATCGCCCATCGCCTCAAACTCTCTCCGCTGGTCGGCTATCTGGTCGCCGGCATCATGGTTGGACCCTTCACCCCCGGCTTCGTCGCCGATGCGGGGCTTGCCAACGAACTGGCGGAAATCGGCGTCATCCTGCTGATGTTCGGCGTCGGCCTGCATTTCTCGCTTAAGGACCTGCTGTCGGTGAAGGCGATCGCCGTTCCCGGCGCGCTGGTCCAGATCGCGGTCGCGACATTGCTTGGCATGGGTCTGGCCCATCTCATGGGCTGGACGCTGATGGGTGGGCTGGTCTTCGGCCTTGCCCTGTCGGTCGCCAGCACCGTGGTCCTACTGCGCGCGTTACAGGGCGCCGATCTCGTCGAAACCCGGCGTGGGCGCGTCGCGGTCGGCTGGCTGATCGTCGAGGATCTGGTGATGGTCCTGGCCCTCGTGCTGCTCCCCGCGCTTGCCAGCGTCATGAACAATGCTGACGGCAGCGGCGGGGCAGGGGCGCTCGTCGCGCCGCTGCTTGGCACCCTGCTCAAGGTGGTGGGTTTCGTCGCGGTGATGCTGATTGTCGGCCGCCGCGTCATTCCCTGGGCGTTGCACTGGGTCGTCCACACCGGTTCGCGCGAGTTGTTTCGCTTGGCCGTGCTCGCCATCGCGCTTGGTGTCGCCTTCGGCGCGGCGCTGGCCTTTGACGTGTCGTTCGCGCTGGGGGCTTTCTTCGCCGGCATGATCCTGGGCGAAACCCCGCTCAGCCGCCGCGCTACGGAGGAGACGCTGCCCCTGCGCGATGCCTTCGCCGTGCTGTTCTTCGTGTCGGTGGGGATGCTCTTCAACCCGGCGATCGTGGTGCAGCACCCGCTGCCGTTGCTCGCCACCATCCTCATCATCGTTATCGGCAAGTCGATCGCCGCATGGGGCATTGTCCGCGCTTTCGGCTATCCCAATGTCACCGCGCTCACCATCGCGGCCAGCCTGGCCCAGATCGGTGAGTTTTCCTTCATCCTTGCTTCGCTAGGGGCTGGCCTGGGGGTTCTGGAGCCGGAGGCGCGCGACCTGATCCTGGCCGGTGCGCTGGTATCGATCTTCCTCAACCCGATCCTCTTCTCGATGATCGTGCGCGAACATAAGAAGGAGGATGATGAGGGCGAGGAAGCGAAGCAGCCCGCCGGTCATCCCGACCGTCCGCGCATCGGCCATGTGATTCTGGTCGGCTATGGCCGGGTGGGCAAGCTCATCGCCCAGCGCCTGGCCGAGCGACATGTCCATTTCGTTGTCGTGGAAGGCGATCCGGAACGGGTGGAGGAGGCCAAGGACGCGGGTGTTCCCGTTGTGCGCGGCAATGCGCTGGAGGACAAGCATCTGCTTGCTGCGGGCATTTGCGAGGCGCGCCATCTGCTGATCGCGGTGCCCGAAGGGTTTGAGGGCGGCGCGATCCATGAACATGCGCGGCACCTGAACGCCAATCTCCAGGTCATCGCCCGTGCCCATTCGGATGCGGAGGTCGCCCATCTGGAAGGGCTGGGCGTGCCCCATGTCGTCATGGGAGAGCGCGAACTGGCCGGGCGGATGCTGGCACTCTGCGGGGTTGGGTAA
- a CDS encoding GNAT family N-acetyltransferase, which translates to MTQPPILETAHLILRPHRVEDYAACRILWSDAQVVRHIGGVPQEAQAVWFRLLRYAGMWPMLGYGMWVIEERDSGAFLGEAGLLSAERGLPELEGVPEAGWVLSPDAWGRGIATEAMQVILDWADRHVDAPSLRCIIDPDNAASIKVAEKLGFTPLTDTELGGKPTRVFDRVRNPPL; encoded by the coding sequence ATGACCCAGCCACCCATATTGGAAACCGCCCACCTCATCCTCCGCCCGCATCGGGTGGAGGACTATGCCGCCTGCCGCATCCTGTGGAGCGATGCCCAGGTGGTGCGTCATATCGGCGGTGTGCCGCAAGAGGCGCAAGCCGTCTGGTTCCGCTTGCTGCGCTATGCGGGCATGTGGCCGATGCTGGGCTATGGCATGTGGGTGATCGAGGAACGCGACAGCGGTGCCTTCCTTGGCGAGGCCGGACTTCTCAGCGCCGAACGCGGCCTGCCTGAGCTGGAGGGCGTGCCGGAGGCGGGCTGGGTGCTCAGTCCGGATGCCTGGGGCAGGGGGATCGCCACCGAAGCGATGCAGGTGATTCTCGACTGGGCCGACAGGCATGTCGACGCCCCCTCGCTCCGCTGCATCATCGACCCGGACAATGCGGCCTCGATCAAGGTCGCGGAAAAGCTGGGCTTCACACCGCTGACCGACACGGAACTGGGCGGCAAGCCGACGCGGGTGTTCGATCGGGTTAGAAATCCTCCCCTGTAA
- the obgE gene encoding GTPase ObgE, translating to MHFLDQAKIYIKSGWGGPGAVSFRREKYVEYGGPDGGNGGKGGDIIFEAVAGLNTLIDFRYTQHFKAQRGQPGMGKNRYGAGGDDLIVKVPVGTQILSDPQPIEGTEDEDGYPEYEEQEVLADFTEVGQRITFLRGGDGGRGNLSYKTSTNRAPRQHGTGWPGQEMWVWLRLKLLADVGLVGMPNAGKSTLINQVTNTRAKVGAYAFTTTKPQLGVVLHRDREFVLADIPGLIAGAAEGAGIGDRFLGHIERCRVLLHLIDATSDDPVDAFRIVTDELAAYGGGLDEKPQIVALNKGDLLGQELMEDIADQLREEAGVEDVFIISGATGEGVGTLLDAVLPLLDQGAADEEEDEDGGDKGEATWSPI from the coding sequence ATGCATTTCCTCGATCAAGCAAAAATCTATATCAAATCCGGCTGGGGCGGCCCCGGGGCTGTCAGCTTTCGCCGTGAGAAATATGTCGAATATGGCGGCCCGGATGGCGGCAATGGCGGCAAGGGCGGCGATATCATCTTCGAAGCGGTCGCTGGCCTTAATACGCTGATCGATTTCCGCTACACCCAGCATTTCAAAGCGCAACGCGGCCAGCCCGGCATGGGCAAGAACCGCTATGGCGCGGGTGGCGACGACCTGATCGTCAAGGTGCCGGTCGGCACGCAGATTTTGTCAGATCCCCAGCCGATCGAAGGCACCGAGGATGAAGACGGCTATCCCGAATATGAAGAACAGGAAGTGCTGGCCGACTTCACCGAAGTAGGCCAGCGCATCACCTTCCTGCGCGGCGGCGACGGCGGACGCGGCAACCTGTCCTACAAAACCAGCACCAATCGCGCCCCGCGCCAGCATGGTACGGGCTGGCCGGGTCAGGAAATGTGGGTGTGGCTGCGCCTCAAGCTGCTGGCCGATGTCGGCCTGGTCGGGATGCCCAATGCGGGCAAGTCGACCCTCATCAACCAGGTCACAAACACCAGGGCGAAGGTGGGCGCCTATGCCTTCACCACCACCAAGCCGCAGCTTGGCGTGGTGCTGCACCGCGACCGCGAGTTCGTATTGGCGGACATTCCCGGCCTGATCGCAGGCGCGGCTGAGGGCGCGGGCATCGGCGATCGCTTCCTGGGACATATCGAGCGGTGCCGTGTGCTGCTGCATCTGATCGACGCGACCAGCGACGATCCGGTCGACGCCTTCCGCATCGTGACCGACGAACTGGCCGCCTATGGCGGCGGGCTGGACGAAAAGCCGCAGATCGTGGCGCTCAACAAGGGCGATCTGCTGGGGCAGGAACTGATGGAGGACATCGCCGACCAGCTTCGCGAGGAAGCAGGCGTGGAGGATGTGTTCATCATCTCCGGCGCGACCGGCGAAGGCGTTGGCACGCTGCTGGACGCAGTGCTGCCGCTGCTCGATCAGGGCGCGGCGGATGAAGAAGAAGACGAGGATGGTGGCGATAAAGGCGAAGCCACCTGGTCGCCGATTTGA
- the proB gene encoding glutamate 5-kinase, with amino-acid sequence MTIPLSGFPPALVRRLVIKIGSALLVDPAGEVRVDWLRTLVADVAARKAAGQQVIIVSSGAIALGARRLKLPKGGRGSLEDAQAAAATGQIALSQCWASLLHEKGITAAQMLVTLDDLENRRRYLNAAATLERLMALDVVPVVNENDSVATAEIRFGDNDRLAARIGQAARADAVVLLSDVDGLYTANPHANANAMLIETIETIDARIAAMADDGSASGMGSGGMVSKIQAARIATGAGAHLAIISGKVDAPLSHWGTSGRGSIFLAAQAKGARKGWLAGRLTTRGRVIVDAGAEKALGKGNSLLPAGVAQVEGVFDRGDVVDIVAQDGRVIARGLIEYDSEAAAKIAGRRSEDIAALLGEMPRSVLVHRDHMAMV; translated from the coding sequence ATGACCATCCCCCTCTCCGGTTTCCCCCCTGCCCTTGTCCGCCGCCTGGTCATCAAGATCGGCTCCGCCCTGCTGGTCGATCCGGCCGGAGAGGTGCGGGTCGACTGGCTGCGTACGCTGGTGGCCGATGTCGCCGCGCGCAAGGCGGCCGGGCAACAGGTCATCATCGTGTCGTCAGGCGCGATCGCGCTGGGCGCACGGCGACTGAAGCTACCCAAGGGTGGTCGTGGATCGCTGGAGGATGCGCAGGCCGCCGCCGCGACCGGGCAGATCGCCCTGTCGCAATGCTGGGCCAGCCTGCTGCATGAAAAGGGCATCACCGCCGCGCAGATGTTGGTGACACTGGACGATCTGGAAAATCGGCGGCGTTACCTGAACGCTGCGGCTACGCTGGAACGGCTGATGGCGCTGGACGTCGTGCCGGTGGTCAATGAGAATGACAGCGTGGCGACGGCTGAAATCCGCTTCGGCGATAATGACAGGCTGGCGGCGCGCATCGGACAGGCGGCACGGGCTGACGCGGTTGTTCTGCTTTCGGACGTCGACGGACTTTACACCGCCAACCCGCACGCCAATGCGAACGCGATGCTGATAGAGACGATAGAGACGATAGACGCCCGGATCGCGGCGATGGCCGACGATGGTTCGGCGTCGGGCATGGGGTCCGGCGGCATGGTATCGAAAATCCAGGCGGCACGGATCGCCACCGGTGCGGGCGCGCATCTGGCCATTATTTCGGGCAAGGTCGACGCTCCACTGTCGCATTGGGGCACGAGCGGACGCGGATCGATCTTCCTAGCGGCGCAGGCTAAGGGCGCGCGGAAGGGCTGGTTGGCTGGCCGGCTGACGACGCGCGGGCGCGTAATCGTGGACGCGGGCGCGGAAAAGGCGCTGGGCAAGGGCAACAGCCTGCTGCCCGCCGGCGTCGCTCAGGTCGAGGGCGTGTTCGATCGCGGCGACGTGGTCGATATCGTCGCGCAGGATGGCCGGGTGATCGCGCGCGGCCTGATCGAATATGACAGCGAGGCGGCGGCGAAGATCGCCGGGCGCCGCAGCGAGGATATCGCCGCGCTGCTGGGAGAAATGCCCCGATCGGTGTTGGTCCATCGCGACCATATGGCGATGGTCTGA
- a CDS encoding DEAD/DEAH box helicase produces the protein MSFETLHPLLAQALTAKGYEALTPVQAEVTEPEAHGRDLIVSAQTGSGKTVAFGLAMAGELLGDADRLPPPAWPLALVIAPTRELALQVSRELEWLYAGARARIATCVGGMDAAKERRALAQGAHIVVGTPGRLRDHLERGALDLSSLRTAVLDEADEMLDMGFREDLEGILDATAEGRRTLLFSATMPKPIVALARRYQKDALQIATISAERGHGDISYQAMTVAPSDIENAVVNLLRFHEAETAILFCATRDNVRHLHASLTERGFAAVALSGEHSQNERNHALQALRDKRARVCVATDVAARGIDLPTLTLVVHVELPRDAETMQHRSGRTGRAGKKGTAVLIVPYPRRRRVESMLRGAKIPVEWTTAPSKEAIAQQDAERLRSRLLEPMELEESDWALGGELLAAKSAKEIAAMLVRSARAAMPAPEELLDASEAPPRRDGPRPGFEDTQWFRMDIGRRQNADPRWLLPLICRRGHVSRQDIGAIRITTNETMFEIPKAIASRFIASVKRTGEANDEGADVAFEPIDGAPREEAREHKRQGNRSNDRGPRPAGYAPRPFKGGPKRGGPGGPRKPRG, from the coding sequence ATGTCTTTTGAAACACTCCACCCCCTGCTCGCGCAGGCGCTGACCGCCAAGGGCTATGAGGCGCTGACACCGGTGCAGGCCGAAGTCACCGAACCGGAAGCGCATGGCCGCGACCTGATCGTGTCGGCACAGACCGGATCGGGCAAGACTGTCGCCTTTGGCCTCGCCATGGCCGGCGAACTGCTGGGCGACGCCGATCGCCTGCCACCGCCCGCCTGGCCGCTGGCGCTGGTGATCGCGCCAACGCGCGAACTGGCGTTGCAGGTCAGCCGCGAACTGGAATGGCTCTATGCCGGCGCTCGCGCCCGCATCGCCACCTGCGTCGGTGGCATGGACGCCGCCAAGGAACGCCGGGCGCTGGCTCAGGGCGCGCATATCGTGGTCGGCACGCCGGGCCGCCTGCGCGACCATCTGGAACGCGGAGCGCTCGACCTGTCGTCGCTGCGCACTGCGGTTCTGGACGAGGCGGACGAGATGCTCGACATGGGCTTCCGCGAGGATCTGGAAGGGATTCTCGACGCTACGGCTGAGGGACGCCGCACCCTGCTTTTTTCGGCCACCATGCCCAAGCCGATCGTGGCGCTGGCCCGCCGCTACCAGAAGGACGCGCTGCAAATCGCGACCATCTCGGCCGAACGCGGCCATGGCGACATCAGCTATCAGGCGATGACCGTTGCCCCGTCCGACATCGAAAATGCCGTCGTCAACCTGTTGCGCTTTCATGAGGCGGAGACGGCGATCCTGTTCTGCGCCACGCGCGACAATGTGCGTCATCTGCACGCCAGCCTGACCGAGCGAGGCTTTGCCGCCGTGGCGCTGTCGGGCGAACATAGCCAGAATGAACGTAACCATGCGTTGCAGGCGCTGCGCGACAAGCGGGCGCGGGTCTGTGTGGCGACCGACGTGGCCGCGCGCGGCATCGACCTGCCCACGCTGACCCTGGTGGTTCATGTCGAACTGCCGCGCGACGCGGAAACCATGCAGCATCGTTCGGGACGTACCGGACGCGCGGGCAAGAAGGGGACGGCCGTGCTGATCGTGCCCTACCCCCGCCGTCGTCGTGTCGAATCCATGCTGCGCGGGGCCAAGATCCCCGTCGAATGGACCACCGCGCCGAGCAAGGAAGCGATCGCGCAGCAGGATGCCGAACGGCTGCGTTCACGCCTGCTGGAGCCGATGGAGTTGGAGGAATCCGACTGGGCGCTGGGCGGCGAATTGCTGGCCGCCAAGAGCGCCAAGGAAATCGCCGCCATGCTGGTGCGCAGCGCCCGCGCCGCGATGCCTGCACCCGAAGAACTGCTGGACGCCAGCGAAGCGCCGCCCCGCCGCGACGGGCCGCGTCCGGGCTTTGAGGACACACAATGGTTCCGCATGGACATCGGCCGGCGCCAGAATGCCGATCCGCGCTGGTTGCTGCCGCTGATCTGCCGTCGTGGGCATGTATCACGGCAGGACATTGGCGCGATCCGCATCACCACCAACGAAACGATGTTCGAAATCCCCAAGGCGATCGCCAGCCGCTTCATTGCATCGGTCAAGCGCACCGGCGAAGCGAATGACGAAGGCGCGGACGTGGCGTTCGAACCGATCGACGGTGCCCCGCGCGAGGAAGCACGGGAACATAAGCGCCAGGGCAACCGCTCCAATGATCGCGGGCCGCGCCCGGCCGGCTACGCGCCCCGCCCCTTCAAGGGCGGACCCAAGCGCGGCGGCCCCGGCGGACCACGCAAACCGCGCGGGTAA
- a CDS encoding GNAT family N-acetyltransferase: MFARTPRLLLRPGWMEDAQALAMAIDDPAVVRNLARVPSPYGLDDAEAFLALPQHPRLPRLLIFTRTHGAPRLIGGCGVHLDEQGDPELGYWIARPYWGLGFATEAARAVLGMARAGGLPAIRAGHFVDNPASGNVLRKLGFRFTGRIEKRYSLGRDAMVDSLVFEEGEDDRMSSDPAMDLYGDSWPVAA, from the coding sequence ATGTTCGCCCGTACCCCCCGCCTGTTGCTGCGTCCCGGCTGGATGGAAGACGCGCAGGCCCTGGCCATGGCTATCGACGACCCCGCCGTCGTCCGCAACCTGGCGCGCGTACCCAGCCCCTATGGACTGGATGACGCCGAAGCCTTTCTGGCGCTACCGCAGCATCCGCGCCTGCCTCGTTTGCTGATTTTCACCCGTACCCACGGCGCGCCGCGCCTGATCGGCGGATGCGGCGTCCATCTGGACGAGCAGGGCGATCCCGAACTGGGCTACTGGATCGCCCGCCCCTATTGGGGCCTGGGCTTCGCGACCGAAGCTGCGCGCGCCGTGCTGGGCATGGCGCGGGCCGGTGGCCTCCCCGCCATCCGCGCAGGCCATTTCGTCGATAATCCGGCATCGGGCAACGTCCTGCGCAAGCTGGGCTTCCGTTTCACCGGACGGATCGAGAAACGCTACAGCCTGGGCCGCGACGCCATGGTCGACTCCTTGGTGTTCGAGGAAGGCGAAGACGACCGAATGAGCAGCGACCCGGCCATGGATCTCTATGGGGATTCATGGCCGGTAGCGGCGTGA
- the rpmA gene encoding 50S ribosomal protein L27: protein MAHKKAGGSSRNGRDSESKRLGVKKFGGQDVIGGNIIIRQRGTRVYPGRNVGMGKDHTLFALGEGKVVFHTGKLGRKYVSVDGLAEAAE, encoded by the coding sequence ATGGCACATAAAAAAGCTGGCGGTTCGTCGCGCAACGGTCGCGATTCGGAGTCGAAGCGCCTTGGCGTGAAGAAGTTCGGCGGTCAGGACGTGATCGGCGGCAACATCATCATTCGCCAGCGCGGCACCCGCGTATACCCGGGCCGCAATGTCGGCATGGGCAAGGATCACACCCTCTTCGCGCTTGGCGAAGGCAAGGTGGTGTTCCACACCGGCAAGCTCGGCCGCAAATATGTATCGGTGGACGGGCTGGCCGAAGCCGCAGAATAA
- the rplA gene encoding 50S ribosomal protein L1 produces the protein MAKLTKKAKSLATAVDREKLHGVNEALGLIKTHATAKFDESVEIAINLGVDPRHADQMVRGVVTLPAGTGKDVRVAVFARGDKAEAATAAGADIVGAEDLLDSIQAGNIDFQRVIATPDMMGLVGRLGKVLGPKGLMPNPKLGTVTPNVAEAVKAAKGGQIEFRVEKAGIIHAGLGKASFSAEDLRKNFDAFVDAIVKAKPSGSKGKYVRKIALSSSMGPGVKVDVAEVASV, from the coding sequence ATGGCAAAGCTGACCAAGAAGGCGAAGAGCCTGGCCACTGCGGTTGACCGCGAGAAGCTGCACGGCGTCAACGAAGCGCTGGGCCTGATCAAGACCCACGCAACCGCCAAGTTCGACGAAAGCGTCGAAATCGCGATCAACCTGGGCGTCGACCCGCGTCACGCCGACCAGATGGTCCGTGGCGTCGTCACCCTGCCCGCCGGCACCGGCAAGGACGTCCGCGTCGCCGTGTTCGCCCGTGGCGACAAGGCTGAAGCGGCAACCGCCGCCGGCGCCGACATCGTGGGCGCCGAGGATCTGCTGGACAGCATCCAGGCCGGCAACATCGATTTCCAGCGCGTGATCGCCACCCCCGACATGATGGGTCTGGTCGGTCGCCTGGGTAAGGTTCTGGGTCCCAAGGGCCTGATGCCGAACCCGAAGCTGGGCACCGTGACGCCGAACGTCGCCGAAGCCGTGAAGGCCGCCAAGGGTGGCCAGATCGAATTCCGCGTCGAAAAGGCCGGTATCATCCACGCTGGCCTGGGCAAGGCGAGCTTCTCCGCTGAAGATCTGCGCAAGAATTTCGACGCTTTCGTCGACGCGATCGTCAAGGCGAAGCCGTCGGGTTCTAAGGGCAAATATGTCCGCAAGATCGCCCTGTCGTCCTCGATGGGTCCGGGCGTGAAGGTCGATGTGGCGGAAGTCGCTTCGGTCTGA
- a CDS encoding TetR family transcriptional regulator — translation MSIKRARLSPDESRLVAMEAARDLLIETGPQAVTLKAVAGRIGRTHANLLHHFGSAAGLQKALAAHLAETITAKIGEAVDAARRGALAPHIIVDMTFDAFDREGAGALASWMLASGNEDALDPVVDAIHRLVDKLAASALTPNMGELIRENTLMLVLLALGDSQLGGAMAGALGLPREKAREIATRSLTLALMQEAATFAAQAKV, via the coding sequence ATGTCAATAAAACGCGCCCGTCTCAGCCCGGATGAAAGCCGCCTCGTCGCCATGGAGGCGGCGCGCGACCTGCTGATCGAGACCGGACCACAGGCCGTCACGCTGAAGGCCGTGGCGGGGCGGATCGGGCGGACCCATGCCAATCTGCTCCACCATTTCGGGTCGGCGGCAGGGTTGCAGAAAGCGCTGGCCGCCCATCTCGCCGAAACGATCACGGCCAAGATCGGTGAAGCGGTGGACGCGGCGCGGCGCGGCGCTCTGGCGCCGCATATCATCGTCGACATGACCTTCGACGCTTTCGACCGGGAAGGCGCGGGCGCGCTGGCGAGCTGGATGCTGGCGTCGGGCAATGAGGATGCCCTGGACCCCGTGGTGGATGCCATCCACCGGCTGGTCGACAAGCTGGCGGCGAGCGCCCTCACCCCGAATATGGGCGAGCTGATCCGGGAAAATACGCTGATGCTGGTGCTGCTGGCGCTGGGTGATTCGCAACTGGGCGGAGCGATGGCCGGAGCGCTGGGCCTGCCGCGCGAAAAAGCGCGCGAAATCGCAACCCGCAGCCTGACCTTGGCGTTAATGCAGGAGGCTGCGACCTTTGCAGCGCAGGCCAAGGTTTAA
- the rplU gene encoding 50S ribosomal protein L21 yields the protein MFAIVRTGGKQYRVAAGDKIVVEKLAGEAGDKVTLDDVLLAGEGGDLKDATKLTVAAEIIAQAKGEKVIVFKKRRRHNYRRKNGHRQNHTILKIVSIGA from the coding sequence ATGTTCGCTATCGTGCGCACAGGCGGCAAGCAATATCGCGTCGCCGCCGGAGACAAGATCGTCGTTGAAAAGCTGGCTGGCGAAGCCGGCGACAAGGTTACGCTGGACGACGTCCTGCTGGCCGGTGAAGGCGGCGACCTGAAGGACGCTACCAAGCTGACCGTCGCGGCGGAAATCATCGCGCAGGCCAAGGGCGAGAAGGTCATCGTCTTCAAGAAGCGCCGCCGTCACAATTATCGCCGCAAGAACGGCCACCGCCAGAACCACACGATCCTCAAGATCGTGTCGATCGGCGCCTGA
- a CDS encoding metal-dependent hydrolase, translating to MTPTDLTITPRDRRFGRDRAAARHWLNGDPIATAFFNALSITFPRGEAYFIESVRAFRDGVPDRLAGEIAAFIKQEVVHSREHLAFNRQVTGHGYDVSRLDADVTMVLDMAKQRPPIASLAATMALEHFTAILAHELLSDPRHLEGADPEIAALWRWHAVEEIEHKGVAHDTWVHATRDWPRVRRWWVKSAMMLVVTKSFLHHRARGMMDLLRQDGVTGPRAWGGLLSYALIRPGVLRRVAWPWFSYFLPGFHPWKVDDRALIALADTPYVDARMDGALTAA from the coding sequence GTGACCCCAACCGACCTCACCATCACGCCGCGCGACCGCCGTTTCGGGCGAGATCGCGCAGCCGCGCGACATTGGCTGAATGGCGATCCGATCGCCACGGCTTTTTTCAATGCGTTGTCGATCACCTTCCCGCGGGGCGAAGCCTATTTCATCGAAAGCGTCCGCGCCTTTCGCGACGGCGTGCCGGACCGGCTGGCAGGCGAGATCGCGGCCTTCATCAAACAGGAAGTGGTTCATAGCCGCGAGCATCTGGCCTTCAACCGGCAGGTGACGGGTCATGGCTATGACGTCTCACGCCTCGACGCCGACGTGACCATGGTGCTGGACATGGCGAAGCAGCGGCCCCCGATCGCCAGCCTGGCCGCGACCATGGCGCTGGAACATTTCACCGCTATCCTCGCCCATGAACTGCTGAGCGATCCCCGCCATCTGGAAGGCGCCGACCCGGAGATAGCCGCGCTCTGGCGCTGGCACGCGGTCGAGGAGATTGAGCATAAGGGCGTGGCCCATGACACCTGGGTCCACGCCACCCGCGACTGGCCGCGCGTCAGGCGCTGGTGGGTCAAATCAGCGATGATGCTGGTGGTGACGAAGAGCTTCCTGCACCACCGTGCGCGTGGCATGATGGATTTGTTGCGGCAGGACGGTGTCACCGGGCCACGGGCCTGGGGCGGGCTGCTATCCTATGCGCTGATCCGGCCGGGTGTCCTGCGCCGTGTGGCGTGGCCCTGGTTCAGCTATTTCCTGCCGGGCTTCCATCCGTGGAAGGTCGATGACCGCGCGTTGATCGCGCTGGCCGACACGCCCTATGTCGACGCGCGGATGGACGGAGCGCTGACGGCGGCTTGA